The genomic segment GTATGAGAGAAAAATCCCAGTTGACACAAGCATTTCTACGTTCAGAGGAAGCAGGCCATTGCTTGGTTGCGACTGATCGCAATTCACAGGTATCACTGCACCGTAGACTCGAAACGGGGGATGTACTTACTCCTTTTCCTCGAATGTTTGTGCGAACATGCTATTGGTCTCGTTTGAGCTATAGCGAAAAAGGCTGGCATATCCTTCGCTCTTTGGTGCTGCTGCATCCAAATTGGACTTTCTGTGCAGCTACAGCGGCTTGGGTGTGGGGCATCACGGAATCCTATGCATTGTTGGATCGGATTTTTGTGACCACGATGTGCGAATCTCATGTGTGTGCTAAGGGACGTGTTCAAAGAGTACTCATACGTAAAGGTTTAGATGAACGTTACACATTGCGTTCCGGAATCCAGGTGACTTTGCCCGAGAGGACAATCTTCGATTGCGCAAGATTCTTACCTTTCCATGATTCTCTGGCTATTTGTGACGCCGCGTTGCGAAATCAGCTGTGCGAAGTGGATGAGATGGCGGAGTATTTGCGTGGCATGGCTCGTCACCGCCGCTGGAAGCGAGCGTTGAGGGTGTGGCTGCATGCAGATGGTCGTGCCGAGAATGGCGGAGAATCAATGGCACGAGCGAGAATAATTGAACTTGGCTTTGCAATCCCCGATTTGCAGGTACCCTTTGAAGATCCTGTCAATCATCGTGAATACCGGGTTGACTTCCTCTGGACGTGCGCAGATGGGCATCAGATTATCGGCGAATTCGATGGTATGCAGAAGTACACGGATCCAGAGTTGAGGGGAGGGCGATCCGTTGAGCAAGTGCTTCGTGATGAGAGAAGGCGAGAATCGCGATTATCTATCAAGAATGTAGCGATTATGCGTTTTGACTACAGCGAGGTGTGTGATCCGATCCGTTTTGCCAAACTACTGACTCAATTTGGTGTTCCCCGAGCTGCTTCCACTCATGCGCAGCCTGGTGAGTTGTGAAACTGTGCAAACAAGCATGCTATGTATCGGATTTGACTCTCCTAACGTGCCTTCGTGCACAGTTTCAGCATTCATGATGGCGAACTGTGTGAATACGCACGCTGAGGAGCAAATTTCACCTCTTTAGCGTGCTGATACGCACAGTTTCAGCTCGACTATTGGAACGGCATCCGTGCGACACGCGCGGATTCCTCCAGGGCCCTCGTGTGCTTTAATAGAGAAGTTGCCTGTTTTGGGCTCGCACTTTGTAATTAAAAAAAGCGAGCGCGGCACAAGGAGCGCATAACAGCTTTTCTTGTATGGTCGCGCATTGATGTGGTCGGTTAGACGGCTTATCGCCTGTAATAGGGCGTGTTGCTAGATAACCGCCTTGCGTTAGTGCCCTCTAGGAACAGGCTGGTAAACAGTATCTAAATCGCTAGGAAAGGGCGGACGGCAATGGCGGGACAGAAAATCCGCATCAGGCTTAAGTCCTATGACCATGAGGTCATCGACCAGTCGGCGAAGAAAATCGTCGAGACGGTGACGAACGCGGGAGCAACTGTTGTTGGCCCGGTTCCTCTGCCGACGGAGAAGAACGTGTTTTGTGTAATCCGTTCTCCCCACAAATACAAGGATTCCCGCGAGCATTTTGAGATGCGCACACATAAGCGTCTCATTGATATCGTCGATCCCACACCTAAGGCTGTGGACTCTTTGATGCATATCGACTTGCCTGCGGATGTCAACATCGAAATCAAGCTCTAGAGGGGAGGGAACCATCATGACTTCACAGAAGACAGAACGAACCGCGCTGCTTGGCAAAAAGCTGGGCATGTCGCAGGTCTGGGATGAGAATGGTTTCTTCGTCCCTGTGACGCTGGTGGATGTGTCCACCAACGTTGTCACCGCAGTGAAGACTGAGGAGACGGACGGTTATCAGGCGGTACAAATTGGCTACGGCCAGATTGATCCCACCAAGGTGACTAAGCCGCTCGCAGGTCATTTCGCTAAAGCCGGTGTCACTCCTCGTCGTCATCTTGTCGAGGTTCGCACCGACACCACCGGTTCTTTCGAGCTTGGCCAGGAACTGACCGTCGAACTGCTCCCTGAGGGAACAGAAGTCGACGTGACCGGTACCACCAAGGGCAAGGGTTTCGCAGGAACTATTAAGCGTTGGGGCTTTAAGTCCTACCGCCGTACACACGGTTCGCACAAAAACGAACGTCGTCCCGGTTCAGTCGGGGCATGCGCAACGCCAGGTCGCATTCTTAAGGGAAAGCGTATGGCAGGTCGTATGGGTAACGATACCGCCACTGTGCAGAACCTCGTCATTGTTTCGGCTGATGCCGAGAGCGGTGTACTCGCTATCAAGGGCGCTGTACCAGGGCCAGCAGGTAGCATCGTAGTTGTCCGTTCAGCAGTGAAGGGAGCCTGATTATTATGGCAAGCAAAACTGAGAACGTTACAGTTCTGAACGTCACCGATGCAAAGGGCGTATCCGCCGGTTCGGTGGAGGTTCCTGAAGATATCTTCGGCATCACGTCCGACGCTATCAAAGCTCACATTCCGCTGGTGCATCAGGTAGTTGTAGCCCAACTCGCTGCAGCTCGTCAGGGCACTCACGCAGTACGCACCCGCTCCACCATCTCCGGTGGCGGCAGGAAGCCATGGAAGCAGAAGGGCACTGGTCGTGCTCGTCAAGGCTCCATTCGCTCTCCTCAGTGGGCAGGCGGCGCTGTGGTTCACGGACCTCAGCCTCGTGATTACAGCCAGCGCACCCCGAAGAAGATGAAGGCAGCTGCTCTGCGTTACGTGATTTCTGATCGCGCCAATGCAGGTCGTGTGCA from the Bifidobacterium sp. genome contains:
- the rplC gene encoding 50S ribosomal protein L3, whose protein sequence is MTSQKTERTALLGKKLGMSQVWDENGFFVPVTLVDVSTNVVTAVKTEETDGYQAVQIGYGQIDPTKVTKPLAGHFAKAGVTPRRHLVEVRTDTTGSFELGQELTVELLPEGTEVDVTGTTKGKGFAGTIKRWGFKSYRRTHGSHKNERRPGSVGACATPGRILKGKRMAGRMGNDTATVQNLVIVSADAESGVLAIKGAVPGPAGSIVVVRSAVKGA
- the rplD gene encoding 50S ribosomal protein L4, with amino-acid sequence MASKTENVTVLNVTDAKGVSAGSVEVPEDIFGITSDAIKAHIPLVHQVVVAQLAAARQGTHAVRTRSTISGGGRKPWKQKGTGRARQGSIRSPQWAGGAVVHGPQPRDYSQRTPKKMKAAALRYVISDRANAGRVHVVDFGITDKPSTKTANAVLLPVAENRFATVVLSRENVNEWLSVRNIPTVHVIFADQLNTYDVVTAEDLVFSKDGLAAFLEAKTGSKTESAKEA
- the rpsJ gene encoding 30S ribosomal protein S10; translation: MAGQKIRIRLKSYDHEVIDQSAKKIVETVTNAGATVVGPVPLPTEKNVFCVIRSPHKYKDSREHFEMRTHKRLIDIVDPTPKAVDSLMHIDLPADVNIEIKL